GCGCGAGCGGCGTGCGCAACTCGTGGCTGACGTTCGAGAAAAACTCGGTTTTGATGCGATCGAGATCCTGCAGCTTGCGGTTCTGCACATCGAGCTGGTGGCGCAGGGCGAAATCCTCCCGGCGGCCGCGAGACAGGAAAAACGTGATGGCGATGCAGACGGCGGCCGTAATCACGACGAAGGAGACGTTGTAGGCAAAGAGCACCTGGGCCGTCGGATGCCAGAAATTCGCATTCCCGACGCAGGCCGCCACGTAGAGGAGCAGCGAGCCCACGCACATCACCGAGGTCTCCCACACCGACCATGGCAGCAGGACCGAGAGCGCCATGATGATGAGATTGAACGCCACGATATAGGGCGAGCGGGCGCCTTCGGTGAGCAGGATCATCGTGCAAAACGACGCACTCACCACGAGTCCCGAAAACACGCCACGCGCCCTGATCAGCCGCGGATAAGGGCGGCGCTCCAGCAGGATGGAGGCGATCACGCCGAGCAGCAACAGGTCGACGCCGACCCGAAGCAGGAAAAACGAGCCCATCCACGCTGGATAAACGAAGTGATCCAGCGAAACGCCGCAGAGCATGCCGAAGATGGTGATCGCACAGGCGATCACCAAACGGCGGGCGCGCAGCCGATAATCGTAGTCACGATAAGCGGCGCGGAAAGCCTCGTCCTCGGGTGCAGTGGCGATGGCGCTCATCCCGGTTTGCGAATCCTCATGAAGACGTTCACGCCGGTTTCATCGGCGTAGACCTCGGGGTCCGTTCCCTTCGGCGCGAGCGTGGCCATCTGCGGCTCGTCGCGGTAGATGAGATACCACTCGAGCAGATGCTCCATCGTGTAGCGCTCGGGATTATTGGGATGGACGTTCGTAACGAGAAGCAGTCCACCCGGACGCACCCAACGATAATACAGGGCGACAAGGTTCCGGCAGACATTGTCCGGGAAGTAATCGAACAACCCCGCGCAGTAGATCATGTCGTAGGTCGGCAGGAACGCGCCGGTGTCCTGGTGCACGTCCTTCAGCAGCTCGTCGATGGACTTCTGGATGAACTTCATCGTCGGCGTGCGCCCGGAGTCCGCCATCGCCGCAGCAGTGCGCCCCTTCGTGTAGGCGATCGTCTCGTCGTTGAAATCCATGAGATGGATCGCGCTCTGGTTCGCGAGGTCGTAGTTGCGAATGAAGCGCTGCACCTCGACGGCCGGGCCGCACCCCACGTCGAGCACGGTGAAGATGCGCTGCTCGTCGGTCACCCGCTCGGCCTCGGCGACGATGTTTTCGACGAGGATGTCGATGCGGTTGCGATGCGCGGCGGCGGCGGCGACGTCCGTCGTAAGATCGTGGAAGATGCGCGCGTAGGTCGAGGTGCCGATGTCCGGCGACTCCTTCAACATCATGTTCACCATCTCGTAGTCACCCGCGTAGCCGAGCGGCTTCACGTAGCAGCGATAGGCGAATGGCGCGCAGAGCATGAACGGGTGAATCTCCCGGCGGGCAAAGGCCTTGTAGACCTGCACTTCCTCCGGCGGCACCTGGGCGGCCTCGCTCTCGAAGCGACTCATGTGCTGCGCAAGTTTCACGGCCATGGGCTCCTGCACCGAGTCGCGGAAACTCGCCGCCTTGTCGGGATTCGCCTCGATCTGCCCGACGATGGCGGTCTCCGCCTCGGTCACCCAGCGACTGGCTTCCGCGAGAAAATTCGCAAAGCGATTCACGACGAGCTGGTAGCTCTCCGAGAGATCCTGTCCCTCCTCCCAGTCGTGAATGAATCGCTCGAGCTCGCCCTTGAGCGCGGGCCCGGGCTCCAGGTGCTCGAGGTTGCGCCAGGCATCGGTGAGCGTAACCGAAATAATGACCATGAGGCCCGTGGCCACGATGCTCGTCACGACGCCCTTGCCACTGTAGATCACGTGCTCTCCGCGCATCACCGTGAGTTCCTGGAGCACCTCGCTGAGCTGGATAATGGAATAGGGGTTGTAGACCTCGAAGACCGCGAGCGATCTCGAGATATGAACGAGAGTTCCCCGCCCTCGGAGGCCCGCGGTGTTCACGAACGCTACGACGCTGTCGATTCCGGCAAGTGCTTTTTCCACGCTGAGTAATTCTTCGGGTTAATCGTTAATCGGCATCGGGCCAGAGCTTGGTTTCCGCCGCGGCAGCGAGCTGCTGGACGGTCGGGCCCTTGAGAAATTCCATCGCTGAAAAACGTGCGCCGATTCGCTCCTCGATGCCAAGACTCAGCTCGAGCACCATCAGGGAATCCACGCCCATTTCATTAAGCTTCTGCGAAGTCGGAACCGCATCCGGCGCCATGTTCAGCGTCGCTCCCAGCACAGCCTGCAAATGCGCCTCGAGCGCGCGGCAACGTTGCTCGCGCGAGGCCTCCGCCAGCTCGGCGCGCACCCGCGTCGCCGCATCGTTTGTCGGACCGCTGCCCCGGGCTCGCAGATCGCGGAAACGCGGATCGTCGGCCAGCTTCGGATGCGCATCCAGCCACGTCGGCCACTCCACGAGAAAGGCGCCAAGCTGGGCCTTTGCGGAACGCAACGCGGTGCCGAGCGCGGCCAGCGCCTGGTCATTCGTCAGGCCGGTGATCCCGCCGGTCGCCAGCATCGCCCCGAGGCGCTCATCACGGGCGACGACCCCGGCCTCCGCCAGAGCCCCCCAGTTGATCGAAAGCGCCGGCACGCCCTGCGCCCGCAACCGGTGCGCAAGTCCGTCCAGGAACGCATTGGCCGCCACGTAGCTTGTCTGGCCGCGATTGCCGATCACCGAGGAGATCGAAGAGTAAAAAACCAGAAAGTCGAGCACGTTACCTGAGGGAAGGCCAGCGACAAGATTCACGGCCCCGCGCGCCTTCGGGCCGAAGACCCGCCGGAAACTCTCCGGCGTGAGGTCGGCCATCATCGCGTCGTCGAGCACCATCGCGCCATGCACGATTCCCCGAAGCGGACGATCGGGTCGACCGGCGTTCGCGAGAAGGCTCGCCGTCTGTGCGGGATCGGCCACATCCGCCGCGACGACTTCCACCTCGGCGCCGCGCGTCTCCAGCTCACGAGCCACCGTCGCAATCCCCTCCGCCTTCGGCCCGGAGCGGCTCGCAAGCACGATTCGCCCCGCGCCCTGCTCCGCGAGCCAGCGCGCAGTCACCACGCCGAAGCCCGAAGTGCCGCCCGTCACCACGTAGGTGCCATCCGTCCGGACAAGCGGAACGACCACCGGAGGAAGGATCACCTCCACCTCGCCGGCCGCAAGATCGATCCAGATTTTCCCGACCTGCTCGCCACTCGCCGCCTCACGAAACGCCTCGCAAACATCCGCCGCCACGAAGCGCCGAGCGGCGCGCAGCGAAAGGGCGCCGGCAGCAAACTCCGCCAGCACCGCGTCCCATGTGCCGGCCACGATATCGGGCCGATCGGCCGCCAGCCGGTTCAGGTCGATCGAGACGAATTGCAGGTTCCGCTGGAAGGCCTCGAGGGGCAGGTCACGATCGTCCGCGAAATCCCGCCGCGCTGTTTCGACGTAGCGACCGCCAGCCCGCAACAGGCCGAGGCTCGCACGACGCGCCGCAGAAGAGGGCGCGCCAAACACCACGTCCACGCCGCTTCCCTCGGTCACCATCCTGATCTCCGACGCAAAATCGAGTGAGCGGGAATCAAAGACATGCGCAACGCCGTGATCGCGCAGCCACTGCCGTTTCTCCTCCGTCCCCGCCGTCGCAAAAATCTCGGCTCCGCGGCTCGAGGCAACATCGAGGGCGGCGATCCCCACCCCGCTGGTCGCCTGATGAATCAGGATGCGCTCGCCGGCGCCAAGCGCAGCCAGCTCCACGAGCCCACGCCAGGCAACGATCCAGGCCACCGGAATCGCCGAAGCCTCCAGGCCGAGCCCTGCCGGCAGCGGTCGCACAAATGTCTCCGCCTGTGTCGCGTAGGTGCGGAAGACATCCGCGGCGAGCGCCACGACCCGGTCTCCAATCTGGAAAGCGCTCCCCTCGCCCGTCCGCACCACTTCCCCGACAACTTCCATGCCGGTCCCTTCGTCGAAAAAGCCGGCCCGCGATGCCGACAGCGCGCGGCCTTCAACCTTGAGAATGTCGTCACGATTGAGGCCGACCGCGAGCACCCGAAGCTCAATCTCACCCGCGGCCGGAGCGTGACGCTCCATCGGGACGAACCGAAGCTGGTCGAACCTTCCCTTCGCACCAGCGGCAAGCGCCAGCGGCTCGTCCAGCGAGCATCTCACGGCTTCTTCCACCGGCGGAGCCGGTCGCTCCGGGGAGAGGACGCGCACAAATCGCTCGTCCCCGCGCCACGCGATCTCGCCCCGTGCGCCGGCCGCGATCTCCGCCACGATGCGCTCGACGTCCTCCGGCTGCGGCGCGGCCGCCAGGTCGATGGCGCGCAGGAGAACCGCGTCGAATTCGTTCTGCGCCACGAGCCCGATGGCGGCGAGGCCGAACGCGGCGGCATTGCCGGCAGGCGAGTCACCCACCGGTTGCGCATCCCGGGTCACGAGCGTCACATCCACCTCTCCTCCCGCGCGAGCCGCGGCAAGGTTCCGGAGAAAGCCAATCCAGCGCTCGTTCTGCGCCTCGCCGGCATCGGCGGGAAGCTGCTCCCCGGGAGCATCGGCCACGTAGATGACGCGCCGCCGGTCCGCGGCCTCGGCCGCGACCACCGCGCCCGGCAGTCCCCGTTGGAGCGCCTCGGTCAGCGCCGGCTCACCGCCCGCGACGATGAGGACGTCCTCGCCATTCAGGGCGTCCGCCGCCTCGGGAGCATTCGCGGTTTTCCACGGCATTTCGTAAAGCACCTCGACCGGGTCCACGCGACTCTCGGTCTCGATGATCTGGCAGC
The sequence above is a segment of the Chthoniobacterales bacterium genome. Coding sequences within it:
- a CDS encoding class I SAM-dependent methyltransferase — its product is MEKALAGIDSVVAFVNTAGLRGRGTLVHISRSLAVFEVYNPYSIIQLSEVLQELTVMRGEHVIYSGKGVVTSIVATGLMVIISVTLTDAWRNLEHLEPGPALKGELERFIHDWEEGQDLSESYQLVVNRFANFLAEASRWVTEAETAIVGQIEANPDKAASFRDSVQEPMAVKLAQHMSRFESEAAQVPPEEVQVYKAFARREIHPFMLCAPFAYRCYVKPLGYAGDYEMVNMMLKESPDIGTSTYARIFHDLTTDVAAAAAHRNRIDILVENIVAEAERVTDEQRIFTVLDVGCGPAVEVQRFIRNYDLANQSAIHLMDFNDETIAYTKGRTAAAMADSGRTPTMKFIQKSIDELLKDVHQDTGAFLPTYDMIYCAGLFDYFPDNVCRNLVALYYRWVRPGGLLLVTNVHPNNPERYTMEHLLEWYLIYRDEPQMATLAPKGTDPEVYADETGVNVFMRIRKPG